A single window of Gammaproteobacteria bacterium DNA harbors:
- the ftsA gene encoding cell division protein FtsA has protein sequence MSKKTEKDLIVGLDIGTSKVVAIVGEITPGNQIEIIGIGSHPSRGLKKGVVVNIESTVQSIQRAVEEAELMAGCRIHSVYAGIAGSHIRSLNSHGIVAISDREVSATDVERVVEAARAVAIPADQKILHVLPQEFIIDNQEGIREPIGMSGVRLEAKVHIVTGAVSAAQNIIKCVRRCGLEVDEVILEQLASSYAVLTDDEKELGVCLVDIGGGTTDIAVFCEGAIRHTAVIPIAGDQVTNDIAVALRTPTQFAEEIKIKYACALTQLALADETIEVPGVGDRPSRRLARQTLAEVVEPRLEELFTLIQAELRRSGFEDLMAAGVVLTGGSSKIEGAVELAEEIFHMPVRLGIPQYVVGLVDVVRNPIHATGVGLLLFGQQQKHSGKSETKSGLGMKGMWARMRSWFQGNF, from the coding sequence ATGTCGAAGAAGACTGAAAAAGACCTGATTGTCGGCCTGGATATCGGCACCTCCAAGGTAGTCGCCATCGTCGGCGAAATCACACCCGGCAACCAGATCGAGATCATCGGCATCGGCTCGCACCCGTCGCGCGGCCTCAAGAAGGGGGTGGTGGTCAACATCGAATCCACCGTGCAGTCCATCCAGCGCGCAGTGGAAGAGGCGGAGCTGATGGCCGGCTGCCGCATCCATTCGGTCTATGCGGGCATCGCCGGCAGCCACATACGCAGCCTCAATTCGCACGGCATCGTGGCGATCAGCGACAGGGAAGTCAGCGCGACCGACGTGGAGCGCGTGGTGGAGGCGGCGCGCGCAGTGGCCATCCCGGCCGATCAGAAGATCCTGCACGTGCTGCCGCAGGAATTCATCATAGACAACCAGGAAGGCATCCGCGAGCCGATCGGCATGTCGGGCGTGCGCCTGGAGGCCAAGGTGCACATCGTCACCGGCGCGGTGAGCGCGGCGCAGAACATCATCAAGTGCGTGCGCCGCTGCGGCCTGGAGGTGGACGAGGTCATCCTCGAACAGCTCGCATCCAGCTACGCCGTGCTTACCGACGACGAAAAAGAGCTGGGCGTATGCCTGGTGGATATCGGCGGCGGCACCACCGACATCGCCGTATTCTGCGAGGGCGCCATCCGCCACACCGCCGTCATCCCCATCGCCGGCGACCAGGTCACCAATGACATCGCCGTCGCGCTGCGCACGCCCACCCAGTTCGCCGAAGAGATCAAGATCAAATACGCCTGCGCACTGACGCAACTCGCGCTCGCCGACGAGACCATCGAAGTGCCGGGCGTCGGGGATCGTCCCTCGCGCAGGCTCGCGCGCCAGACCCTGGCTGAGGTCGTCGAGCCCCGCTTGGAAGAACTGTTCACCCTGATCCAGGCCGAATTGCGGCGCAGCGGCTTCGAAGATCTTATGGCCGCGGGCGTCGTGCTCACCGGCGGCAGTTCCAAGATCGAGGGCGCGGTGGAGCTGGCCGAAGAAATCTTTCATATGCCGGTGCGTCTCGGTATTCCCCAATATGTCGTCGGCCTGGTGGACGTGGTGCGCAACCCCATCCACGCCACCGGCGTCGGTTTGCTGTTATTCGGTCAGCAGCAGAAACACAGCGGCAAGAGCGAGACCAAGAGCGGGCTGGGAATGAAAGGAATGTGGGCGCGGATGCGGAGTTGGTTTCAGGGGAATTTTTAG
- the murG gene encoding undecaprenyldiphospho-muramoylpentapeptide beta-N-acetylglucosaminyltransferase, giving the protein MTMRVLIMAGGTGGHVFPALAVAEELKKQGHEVLWLGTHAGLEAKVIPPTGIPLAFISISGLRGKGWWSWLLAPYKLGIAFLQNLFVLIKLKPSVVLGMGGFVAGPGGFSAWLLDKALVIHEQNAVAGLTNRWLAPLADKVLEAFPGSLAKKYHPVHTGNPVRAAITQVLNPEQRLGGRSGALRLLVLGGSLGARVLNETLPLALQQLREHCAIEIWHQAGAGHIEDAQSRYAAAGITARIVPFIEDMAEAYAWADLVVCRAGALTIAELTCAGLASILVPYPFAADDHQTANARYLEQHGAACLLPQDKLTPASLAELLKTLCNARQRLLEMAQAARRLARPEAAARVAELCLEAHHA; this is encoded by the coding sequence ATGACTATGCGCGTACTCATCATGGCGGGCGGCACCGGCGGACACGTCTTCCCCGCCCTGGCCGTGGCGGAAGAATTAAAAAAACAAGGTCACGAAGTATTGTGGCTTGGTACGCACGCGGGGCTGGAGGCCAAGGTGATTCCGCCCACCGGCATTCCGCTCGCCTTTATCTCCATCAGCGGGCTGCGCGGAAAGGGCTGGTGGAGCTGGTTGCTGGCTCCTTATAAACTGGGCATCGCCTTTTTGCAAAATCTCTTCGTGTTGATAAAACTCAAGCCCAGCGTGGTGTTGGGTATGGGCGGCTTCGTCGCCGGGCCGGGCGGGTTCAGCGCCTGGCTGCTGGACAAGGCGCTCGTCATCCACGAACAAAACGCCGTCGCGGGCCTCACCAACCGCTGGCTGGCCCCGCTGGCCGACAAGGTGCTGGAGGCCTTCCCCGGCAGCCTGGCGAAAAAATACCACCCTGTTCATACCGGCAATCCGGTGCGCGCCGCCATCACGCAGGTGCTTAACCCCGAGCAGCGCCTTGGCGGACGTAGCGGTGCGCTGCGGCTGCTGGTGCTGGGCGGCAGCTTGGGTGCGCGGGTGCTGAATGAAACACTCCCCTTGGCCTTGCAACAGTTGCGCGAACACTGCGCCATCGAGATCTGGCATCAAGCGGGTGCCGGGCACATTGAGGATGCGCAAAGCCGCTATGCCGCAGCGGGTATCACGGCACGCATCGTCCCTTTCATCGAAGACATGGCCGAGGCCTACGCGTGGGCGGATCTCGTCGTGTGCCGGGCGGGCGCCCTGACCATTGCCGAACTCACCTGCGCGGGGCTCGCATCTATATTAGTGCCGTATCCGTTCGCCGCCGACGATCATCAAACCGCCAATGCGCGTTATCTGGAACAGCACGGCGCGGCGTGTCTGCTCCCGCAGGATAAACTCACGCCCGCCTCACTCGCCGAGTTGCTCAAGACCTTGTGTAACGCGCGGCAACGCCTGCTGGAAATGGCTCAGGCCGCACGACGTCTGGCCCGGCCCGAGGCCGCGGCGCGGGTCGCGGAACTGTGTCTGGAGGCACATCATGCCTGA
- the murB gene encoding UDP-N-acetylmuramate dehydrogenase, with the protein MKTATLVLRGTLRENEPMARHTSWRVGGPAQHFFQPADMDDLAVFLRQLPETELVSWLGLGSNLLVRDGGLRGAVIAVSGLLNRLEQTGPHTVRAEAGVTCAKVARYSARLALSGAEFLAGVPGTMGGALAMNAGAFGGETWQIVKAVETMDRQGAIRKRTPQDFEIGYRHVVLRTVTGEELGVRGNTSRLTPHASLAEGASRLTPHAEEWFVAAELQLQTGERETAEARIKELLEKRNLTQPTHQPSAGSVFRNPPGDHAARLIEACGLKGFCIGGACVSEKHANFIINTGNASAADIEALIAKIAGTVEQQRGVRLIPEVRIVGERPPESPGRGVGP; encoded by the coding sequence ATGAAGACGGCGACGCTTGTGTTGCGCGGGACCTTACGCGAGAACGAGCCCATGGCACGCCACACCAGTTGGCGTGTGGGCGGTCCTGCGCAACACTTTTTTCAGCCTGCCGATATGGACGATCTCGCCGTGTTTTTAAGGCAACTGCCGGAGACCGAGCTGGTGTCGTGGCTGGGGCTGGGCAGCAATCTATTGGTGCGCGACGGCGGCCTGCGCGGCGCGGTGATCGCGGTGAGCGGCCTGCTCAATCGCCTGGAACAGACCGGCCCGCACACGGTGCGCGCCGAGGCGGGTGTCACCTGCGCCAAGGTCGCGCGCTACAGCGCGCGTCTGGCTTTAAGCGGCGCGGAATTTTTGGCCGGCGTTCCCGGCACGATGGGCGGGGCGCTCGCCATGAACGCGGGCGCCTTCGGCGGCGAGACTTGGCAGATCGTAAAGGCGGTCGAGACCATGGACCGGCAGGGTGCGATCCGAAAGCGCACCCCCCAGGATTTCGAGATCGGCTACCGGCATGTGGTCTTAAGGACAGTGACGGGTGAGGAGTTAGGAGTGAGGGGTAACACCTCACGCCTCACGCCTCACGCCTCACTTGCCGAAGGCGCCTCACGCCTCACGCCTCACGCAGAAGAGTGGTTCGTCGCCGCCGAGTTGCAGTTGCAAACCGGCGAGCGCGAAACGGCGGAAGCGCGCATCAAGGAATTGCTGGAGAAGCGCAACCTCACCCAGCCCACCCATCAACCCAGCGCCGGATCGGTGTTCCGCAATCCGCCCGGTGATCATGCGGCGCGCCTGATTGAGGCCTGCGGGCTCAAGGGTTTTTGCATCGGTGGGGCGTGCGTCTCCGAGAAACACGCCAACTTCATCATCAACACCGGCAACGCCAGCGCAGCGGACATTGAGGCGCTGATCGCAAAGATTGCCGGCACCGTTGAGCAACAGCGAGGCGTGCGCCTTATCCCAGAGGTGCGCATCGTGGGGGAGAGACCGCCCGAATCTCCTGGTCGCGGAGTGGGCCCGTGA
- a CDS encoding cell division protein FtsQ/DivIB — protein MSRNAVRDHRHIEHAPIRLDAGSANNDVEPVLSDVEEPIQRSVREFRGVPHKADDGQGRPSVAGKGRPGATAADGIEHLAPDYPWPNRRPDRPSEAAVAPGVLPPATLVRTNTSREAEHSPLLTQRIPAQAESSPVLRRVLTGLLAAALLAGATWGIVTLRDPATLPIRAVKVEGRFTHVTAQALQQAVADAATGGFLSVDVDAIRRAALSLPWVHSVGVRRVWPDTLRLTVTEQTAVARWGEQSLINSNGDVFTPDPSSFPPGLPELRGPAGTEDAVLSRYRAMNEILAPLKLRITRMELDERRAWRLSMDGGMELVLGREQAEERLQRFINIYPALQAAEPPGIARVDMRYSNGFALQRKVVTN, from the coding sequence ATGTCTCGTAATGCCGTCAGAGATCACCGTCACATTGAACATGCCCCCATTCGTTTGGATGCAGGCTCTGCGAATAACGACGTGGAACCTGTCCTGAGCGACGTCGAAGAACCCATCCAGCGTTCGGTGCGTGAGTTCAGGGGTGTACCTCATAAGGCCGACGATGGGCAGGGACGCCCAAGTGTCGCGGGGAAAGGACGTCCAGGAGCGACCGCCGCCGACGGGATCGAACATCTCGCGCCGGATTACCCATGGCCGAACAGGCGTCCGGATCGTCCTTCAGAGGCGGCGGTCGCTCCCGGCGTCCTGCCTCCCGCGACATTAGTACGTACCAATACGTCACGGGAGGCGGAGCACTCTCCGTTACTCACGCAGCGCATCCCGGCACAGGCTGAGTCCAGCCCGGTGCTACGACGGGTACTTACGGGGCTGTTGGCCGCGGCGCTGCTCGCCGGGGCGACATGGGGGATCGTCACACTGCGCGATCCCGCGACGCTACCGATTAGAGCAGTCAAGGTCGAGGGTCGCTTTACCCATGTAACCGCCCAGGCCCTGCAGCAGGCCGTCGCGGACGCGGCGACGGGCGGCTTCCTTAGTGTGGATGTGGACGCTATCCGGCGCGCCGCCCTGAGCCTTCCGTGGGTGCACAGCGTCGGTGTGCGGCGCGTGTGGCCGGATACGCTGCGCCTCACCGTCACCGAACAGACCGCCGTCGCGCGCTGGGGCGAGCAGAGCCTAATTAATTCCAATGGCGATGTCTTTACACCCGACCCCTCCAGCTTCCCGCCCGGTTTACCGGAACTGCGCGGGCCGGCGGGGACGGAGGACGCCGTGCTCAGCCGGTACCGCGCCATGAATGAGATCCTCGCCCCCTTGAAGCTGCGCATCACGCGCATGGAGCTGGATGAGCGACGCGCATGGCGTCTTTCTATGGACGGCGGCATGGAGCTCGTGCTCGGCCGCGAGCAGGCCGAGGAGCGCCTGCAACGCTTCATCAATATTTACCCGGCGCTGCAGGCCGCCGAGCCGCCGGGGATCGCGCGGGTGGACATGCGTTACAGCAACGGCTTTGCACTGCAACGAAAGGTAGTGACGAATTAA
- a CDS encoding UDP-N-acetylmuramoyl-L-alanine--D-glutamate ligase, with amino-acid sequence MAHKTTPASTLPLEAGSRATPGEGRTVIVGLGKTGLSSARFLARRGVPVLVTDSRLQPPGLHELQQELPEVPVSLGGFNSEALQRAEQILISPGVWLREPAVAAAVARGTPVIGDIELFARYARAPVIAITGANGKSTVTTLVGAMAARAGLDVRVGGNLGTPALDLLNDIEPDLYVLELSSFQLETTRSLDAAAGVVLNISPDHMDRYGDLSEYARAKQRVYRGHGVMVINRDDPQVSAMVEPGRRQLGFTLGAPHGEDFGLTERGGEAWLSHGARHLIAVREVRIQGSYNIANALAALALGHAMDIPLAAMLDTLREFPGLPHRSQWVAEQNGVRWVNDSKGTNVGATTAALQGLAATLGDGRIVLIAGGEGKDADFTVLRAPVYAHARAVVLIGRDASLIESALKDCAFISRATGMKDAVRQAARLAQPGDAVLLSPACASFDMYSGYAGRGQIFMDEVAGYLKSGRRD; translated from the coding sequence ATGGCGCACAAAACTACGCCTGCAAGCACTCTCCCGCTGGAGGCAGGGAGTCGCGCCACTCCGGGTGAAGGCCGCACAGTGATTGTGGGCCTCGGCAAGACCGGGCTCTCCAGCGCACGCTTCCTGGCGCGGCGCGGGGTGCCGGTGCTGGTCACCGACAGCCGTTTGCAACCGCCGGGTCTGCACGAGTTGCAGCAGGAATTGCCCGAGGTGCCGGTCTCACTGGGCGGTTTCAACAGCGAGGCCCTGCAGCGCGCCGAACAGATCCTGATCAGCCCCGGCGTGTGGCTGCGCGAACCGGCGGTCGCCGCCGCCGTGGCGCGCGGCACGCCGGTGATCGGTGACATCGAGCTGTTCGCGCGCTACGCGCGCGCGCCGGTCATCGCCATCACCGGCGCCAACGGCAAGAGCACCGTCACCACGCTGGTCGGCGCGATGGCGGCGCGCGCCGGTCTCGATGTGCGGGTGGGCGGCAACCTCGGTACGCCCGCGCTGGATTTGCTCAACGACATAGAGCCCGATCTCTATGTGCTGGAGCTCTCCAGCTTCCAGCTCGAAACCACCCGCAGTCTCGATGCCGCGGCCGGCGTGGTGCTCAACATCAGCCCCGACCACATGGATCGCTACGGCGATCTTTCGGAATACGCGCGCGCCAAGCAGCGCGTCTACCGCGGACACGGTGTGATGGTCATCAACCGCGACGACCCGCAGGTGAGCGCGATGGTTGAGCCGGGACGGCGGCAACTGGGTTTTACGCTGGGTGCGCCGCACGGAGAGGACTTCGGACTCACTGAGCGTGGTGGCGAAGCCTGGCTCAGTCACGGCGCGCGTCATCTCATCGCAGTGCGCGAGGTGCGTATCCAGGGCAGCTACAATATTGCTAACGCCCTGGCCGCCCTCGCCCTGGGCCACGCTATGGATATACCGCTCGCCGCGATGCTCGATACGCTGCGCGAATTTCCCGGTCTGCCGCATCGCAGTCAGTGGGTAGCGGAACAAAACGGCGTGCGTTGGGTGAACGACTCCAAGGGCACTAATGTGGGTGCGACCACCGCGGCCCTGCAAGGTTTGGCCGCAACACTCGGCGATGGCCGCATCGTGCTGATCGCCGGCGGCGAGGGCAAGGACGCAGACTTTACCGTACTGCGCGCGCCGGTGTATGCGCACGCCCGCGCCGTGGTGCTGATCGGCCGCGATGCATCTCTCATCGAATCTGCGCTCAAGGACTGCGCGTTCATCAGTCGCGCCACCGGCATGAAAGACGCGGTGAGGCAGGCCGCGCGCCTCGCCCAGCCGGGTGACGCCGTACTGCTGTCACCGGCCTGCGCCAGTTTTGATATGTACAGCGGCTACGCCGGACGCGGGCAAATATTCATGGACGAAGTAGCGGGTTATCTGAAATCCGGGAGACGTGATTAG
- a CDS encoding D-alanine--D-alanine ligase, with amino-acid sequence MSNAIHARDFGKVAVLMGGLSAEREVSLKSGARVHEALRTQGMDAHAIDAGEDVLHVLQNGHFDRAFIALHGRGGEDGTLQGALEMLGIPYTGSGVLGSALAMDKLRCKYAWLGAGLPTPGFVVLDARSDLNAAVKTLGLPLIVKPANEGSSIGITKVTAVAQLADARSAAARYDHTVIAERCIEGPEYTASLLGAEALPLIRLETPHAIYDYDAKYHADTTRYFCPCGLPAEQEQAFRQLALRAFEVLGCSGWGRVDFLCDAAGKPWLIEANTVPGMTDHSLVPMAARAAGISFEALAWRILEATLSTSSRSLLRVLRPRH; translated from the coding sequence ATGAGCAACGCGATACATGCACGCGATTTCGGCAAGGTCGCGGTGCTCATGGGCGGATTGTCCGCCGAGCGTGAGGTTTCGCTCAAGAGCGGCGCCCGCGTGCATGAAGCACTACGCACGCAGGGTATGGATGCGCACGCCATAGATGCCGGTGAGGATGTGCTGCATGTTTTGCAAAACGGACATTTTGATCGGGCGTTTATCGCTTTGCATGGGCGTGGCGGTGAAGACGGCACGCTGCAAGGCGCCCTGGAGATGCTGGGAATTCCCTACACCGGGAGTGGCGTGCTGGGCTCGGCGTTGGCCATGGACAAGCTGCGCTGTAAATATGCCTGGCTCGGCGCGGGATTGCCGACGCCGGGGTTCGTCGTGCTCGATGCGCGCAGCGATCTCAACGCCGCCGTCAAGACCCTGGGCCTGCCGCTTATCGTGAAACCGGCGAATGAGGGCTCCAGCATCGGCATCACCAAGGTCACCGCAGTCGCCCAATTGGCGGACGCCCGGAGCGCCGCCGCCCGTTACGACCACACCGTGATCGCCGAGCGTTGCATAGAAGGCCCCGAGTACACGGCGAGCCTGCTCGGCGCCGAGGCGCTGCCGCTGATCCGCCTGGAGACGCCGCACGCTATTTACGATTACGACGCCAAATACCATGCCGACACTACTCGTTACTTTTGTCCCTGCGGCTTACCGGCTGAACAGGAACAGGCATTCCGGCAACTCGCCCTGCGCGCGTTCGAGGTGTTGGGGTGCAGCGGCTGGGGGCGGGTGGATTTTTTATGCGACGCGGCCGGCAAGCCGTGGCTGATAGAGGCCAACACCGTGCCCGGCATGACCGACCACAGCCTGGTGCCGATGGCGGCGCGCGCCGCGGGGATCAGTTTCGAGGCGCTGGCATGGCGCATTTTGGAAGCTACGCTCAGCACATCGAGCAGGTCGCTCCTGCGCGTCCTGCGCCCGCGACATTAG
- the ftsW gene encoding putative lipid II flippase FtsW: MRARAAISNDQLPRPDYTLLSVAVLLLGLGLVMVMSTTITAADRQLGQPFYYLLRQAAYLGVGLMIALGVSSIRLVYWERLGPVLLLAGLVLLFLVLIPGIGKEVNGSHRWLALGPVKFQPSELVKLIVVVYLAGYLVRHGNLVRTTITGFLAPMGLIAFIAVVLLMEPDFGAAVVITATALGLMFLGGVRLWLFGVLVAMAGAALGVLAFAAPYRMERLTAFLNPWADPFNSGFQLTQALIAFGRGEWWGVGLGASIQKLFYLPEAHTDFLFAVLAEELGLAGAMAVILLFTLLVWRAFALGRRAELTGHRFAAYLAYGLGLWIALQSFINIGVNMGLLPTKGLTLPLLSYGGSSLVVSCIALALLWRIDYELREPPRLRARRAPVAPGRPVPATLGRPCPSETFRQEARAL, translated from the coding sequence ATGCGTGCCCGCGCGGCCATTTCCAACGACCAGCTCCCCAGGCCCGACTACACGCTACTCAGTGTGGCCGTCCTATTGCTGGGGTTGGGGCTGGTGATGGTGATGTCCACCACCATCACGGCGGCCGACCGGCAGTTGGGCCAGCCCTTTTATTATCTGTTGCGTCAGGCCGCCTATCTCGGCGTGGGATTGATGATCGCTCTCGGCGTTTCCTCCATTCGCCTGGTGTATTGGGAAAGGCTGGGACCGGTGTTGTTGCTGGCGGGACTTGTATTGCTGTTCCTGGTGCTCATCCCGGGCATCGGGAAAGAAGTAAACGGCAGCCACCGTTGGCTCGCGCTCGGGCCGGTCAAATTCCAGCCTTCGGAGCTGGTCAAGCTCATCGTGGTGGTGTATCTCGCCGGTTATTTGGTGCGGCACGGCAATCTGGTGCGCACCACCATTACCGGCTTCCTCGCCCCGATGGGGCTGATCGCGTTTATCGCCGTGGTGCTGTTGATGGAGCCCGACTTCGGCGCCGCCGTGGTGATTACCGCAACCGCACTCGGCCTCATGTTTCTTGGCGGTGTGCGGTTGTGGCTGTTTGGGGTGCTTGTCGCCATGGCCGGCGCCGCGCTCGGCGTGCTGGCGTTCGCCGCGCCCTATCGTATGGAACGCCTGACCGCCTTTTTGAATCCCTGGGCCGACCCGTTCAACAGCGGCTTTCAACTCACTCAGGCCCTGATCGCCTTCGGGCGCGGCGAATGGTGGGGTGTCGGTCTCGGCGCCAGCATCCAGAAATTGTTTTATCTCCCCGAGGCGCACACCGATTTTCTGTTCGCGGTGCTGGCCGAGGAACTGGGACTGGCGGGGGCGATGGCCGTGATACTGCTGTTTACTCTGCTGGTGTGGCGCGCCTTTGCGTTGGGGCGCCGTGCCGAACTCACCGGGCATCGCTTCGCCGCCTATCTCGCCTATGGCTTGGGCTTGTGGATTGCGCTGCAGTCGTTCATCAACATCGGCGTCAACATGGGGCTGCTCCCCACCAAGGGGCTCACCCTGCCGCTGTTGAGTTACGGCGGCAGCAGTCTGGTAGTGAGCTGCATAGCGCTGGCATTGTTGTGGCGCATAGACTATGAACTGCGCGAACCGCCGCGGCTGCGCGCGAGACGGGCGCCGGTCGCTCCTGGACGTCCTGTCCCCGCGACACTTGGGCGTCCTTGCCCATCGGAAACTTTCCGGCAGGAGGCGCGCGCATTATGA
- the ftsZ gene encoding cell division protein FtsZ, whose product MFELVDTYTPNAVIKVIGVGGGGGNAVQHMVTANIEGVDFICANTDAQALRNSSARTALQLGATITKGLGAGANPEVGRQAAMEDRERIIEVIEGADMIFITAGMGGGTGTGGAPVVAQIARELGILVVAVVTKPFPFEGNRRLQTAENGIKELSQYVDSLITIPNEKLLSVLGKNISMIEAFKAANNVLLGAVQGIAELITRPGLINVDFADVRTVMSEMGMAMMGSGAARGEDRARKAAEAAIASPLLENISLAGARGILVNITAGMDMSIGEFDEVGNTVKDLASENATIVVGTVLDPEMNDELRVTVVATGLGAGEKFDERPIKLVQRNTSGMVDYGQLDRPTVIRNQAAGERHAVGQDANLDYLDVPAFLRRQAD is encoded by the coding sequence ATGTTTGAACTAGTAGACACCTACACACCCAATGCCGTCATCAAGGTTATCGGCGTCGGCGGCGGTGGCGGCAACGCCGTACAGCACATGGTTACGGCGAACATCGAGGGCGTGGATTTCATCTGCGCCAACACCGATGCGCAGGCATTGCGCAACTCCTCGGCGCGCACCGCCTTGCAGTTGGGCGCCACCATCACCAAGGGCCTGGGCGCCGGGGCCAATCCCGAGGTCGGCCGTCAGGCGGCGATGGAGGATCGTGAACGCATCATCGAAGTGATCGAGGGCGCCGACATGATCTTCATCACAGCCGGCATGGGCGGCGGCACCGGCACCGGCGGCGCGCCGGTCGTCGCGCAGATCGCCCGCGAGTTGGGCATCCTGGTGGTCGCGGTGGTCACCAAACCGTTCCCCTTCGAGGGTAACCGGCGCTTGCAGACGGCCGAGAACGGCATCAAGGAGCTGAGTCAATACGTGGACTCGCTCATCACCATCCCCAACGAAAAGCTGCTCTCCGTGCTCGGCAAAAACATCAGCATGATCGAGGCCTTCAAGGCCGCCAACAATGTCCTTTTGGGCGCGGTGCAGGGCATCGCCGAACTCATCACGCGGCCCGGGCTCATCAACGTGGACTTCGCCGACGTGCGCACCGTGATGTCCGAGATGGGCATGGCCATGATGGGTTCCGGCGCGGCGCGCGGTGAAGACCGGGCGCGCAAGGCCGCCGAGGCCGCCATCGCCAGCCCGCTCCTTGAGAACATCAGCCTCGCCGGGGCGCGCGGCATCCTCGTCAACATCACCGCCGGCATGGACATGTCCATCGGCGAATTCGACGAGGTGGGCAACACCGTCAAAGACCTCGCCTCGGAAAACGCCACCATCGTGGTCGGCACCGTGCTCGACCCGGAGATGAACGATGAACTGCGTGTCACCGTGGTCGCCACCGGCCTCGGCGCCGGCGAGAAATTCGACGAGCGCCCGATCAAGTTAGTGCAGCGCAACACCAGCGGCATGGTGGACTACGGCCAGTTAGACCGTCCCACCGTCATCCGTAACCAGGCCGCGGGCGAGCGCCATGCAGTAGGTCAGGATGCCAATCTCGACTATCTCGACGTACCGGCCTTTTTGCGGCGTCAGGCGGATTGA
- the murC gene encoding UDP-N-acetylmuramate--L-alanine ligase has translation MPERRLRMGHTQHIHFVGIGGAGMGGIAEVLINLDYTVSGSDIHENAVTRRLAAKGARVAIGHDARHVADADVVVVSTAVGDDNPEVSAARSRRIPVIPRAEMLAELMRFRYGIAVAGTHGKTTTTSLIASLLAEGGLDPTFVIGGRLNSAGTHARLGAGQYLVAEADESDASFLYLQPMVAVVTNIDADHMETYGGDFNKLRQTFVEFLHHLPFYGLAVLCLDDPVVREILPQVSRPVLTYGFSDDADVRASEIRQDRACTHFSVRRLSANDLHVTLNMPGEHNVLNALAAISVAQELGVSDAAIQKGLANFQGIGRRFQVYGEIATAAGEVMLIDDYGHHPREIAATLQAIRAGWPERRLVVAFQPHRYTRTRDLLDDFARILSEVDVLVLCEVYPAGETPIAGADGRALARAIRARGKNEPVLVERAADLPEVIPGLLHAGDIVLTLGAGDIGAVAAALPQQLAAITPFGKRGGRKTNNS, from the coding sequence ATGCCTGAGCGGCGTTTGCGCATGGGTCACACCCAACACATACACTTCGTCGGCATCGGCGGCGCGGGCATGGGCGGCATCGCCGAGGTGCTGATCAATTTGGATTACACCGTGTCCGGCTCCGACATCCATGAAAACGCCGTGACCCGCCGTCTCGCAGCAAAGGGCGCGCGCGTCGCCATCGGTCATGACGCGCGTCACGTCGCCGACGCGGACGTGGTGGTCGTCTCCACGGCCGTCGGCGATGACAATCCGGAGGTGAGTGCCGCGCGCAGCCGTCGTATCCCGGTGATTCCGCGCGCCGAGATGCTGGCCGAGCTGATGCGCTTCCGTTACGGCATCGCGGTCGCCGGCACCCACGGCAAGACGACCACCACGAGCCTCATTGCCAGCCTGCTCGCCGAGGGCGGGCTCGACCCCACCTTCGTGATCGGCGGACGCTTGAACAGCGCGGGGACACACGCGCGCTTGGGCGCGGGGCAGTATCTGGTGGCCGAGGCCGACGAGAGCGACGCCTCGTTCCTGTACCTCCAGCCGATGGTCGCGGTGGTCACCAATATAGACGCCGATCACATGGAGACCTATGGCGGTGATTTCAACAAACTGCGCCAGACCTTTGTTGAATTTCTCCATCACCTGCCCTTTTACGGCCTCGCGGTGCTGTGCCTGGACGACCCGGTGGTCCGCGAGATATTGCCGCAGGTGTCGCGGCCGGTGTTGACCTACGGCTTCAGTGACGATGCCGACGTGCGCGCGAGCGAGATTCGGCAAGACCGCGCCTGCACACACTTCTCGGTGAGACGTCTTTCGGCGAATGATCTGCACGTCACGCTGAACATGCCGGGTGAGCACAATGTATTGAACGCCCTGGCCGCCATCAGCGTCGCGCAGGAACTCGGCGTGTCCGACGCCGCGATTCAAAAAGGTCTCGCTAACTTTCAGGGCATCGGCCGGCGCTTTCAGGTGTACGGCGAGATCGCCACGGCGGCGGGCGAGGTCATGCTGATTGACGACTATGGCCATCACCCGCGCGAGATCGCCGCGACCCTGCAGGCGATCCGCGCCGGCTGGCCGGAACGCCGCCTGGTGGTGGCCTTCCAGCCGCACCGCTACACCCGCACCCGCGACCTGCTCGATGACTTCGCCCGCATCCTCTCCGAGGTGGATGTGCTGGTGCTGTGCGAGGTCTATCCCGCCGGCGAGACGCCCATCGCAGGGGCCGACGGCCGCGCCCTGGCCCGCGCCATCCGCGCGCGCGGCAAGAACGAACCGGTGCTGGTGGAACGCGCGGCCGACCTGCCAGAAGTTATCCCCGGCCTGCTGCATGCCGGGGACATAGTGCTCACCCTGGGCGCAGGCGACATCGGCGCGGTGGCGGCCGCGCTGCCGCAACAACTGGCGGCGATCACTCCCTTCGGCAAACGCGGGGGAAGAAAAACCAACAACTCATGA